The Flavobacteriales bacterium sequence TTATTCAAAGTTTTTATTCGCCCGACATCGGCATAGGATATATTTTTATTGCCAACCTAGTAGCTACGGTAGTTACTCTGTTGATGTTGCTGCCCGAAATGAGCCAATCCATTTGGCGATTCGACAAAGTGGTATGGCGTAAAATGATGGTGTATGCCTTACCGCTTATGGTGGCTGGTTTGGCAGGTATTACCAACGAAACCATAGACCGTATATTATTACAATACCTCTTACCTGCCGATATTTCCGCTTCGGAAATAGGGCTGTACTCGGCTTTTTATAAGCTATCTATTATCATGACACTCTTTGTGCAAACCTTCCGTTTTGCTGCCGAGCCTTTTTTCTTTTCTCAAGAAAAAGAACGCAACGCTAAACAGGTTTATGCTCAGGTCATGAAATACTTCAGTATCGTAACGGCATTTATCTTCTTATCGGTGATGATTTATTATGATGTAGTCAAGCAGTTTATTGGTTCTTCCTTTCACGACCAAAGAGGTGCTATCATTGTGCCTATTTTGTTGTTAGCCAACCTCTTTTTAGGCTTATACTATAATTTATCGGTATGGTATAAGCTAACTGAAAAAACCCAATATGGTGCTTATATGTCTTTGTTAGGGGCTACCATAACGGTTGTTCTTAACCTAGCACTCATACCATACTTAGGTTTTGTGGGTTCGGCATGGGCCACCTTATGTTGCTATTTCTTAATGGCGGTATGTTCTTACTTCTTAGGTCAAAAACACTACCCAATAGCTTATCCTTTAAAGCGTATAAGCTTGTACTTCGGTCTGATGCTCGGCTTTTATTTTCTAAGTATTTATTTGTCTTTAGGTATGGGCATAAATACACTCTTTTTAATCGTTTATATTGCGGTGGTTTATGTGTTAGAAAAACCTAAAAAAAGAGTAATTTCAAACCCACAACTTTTTGATTAAACTATGCGAGTAAAAGTCATCAACAAATCCAAACATCCCCTACCACAATACGAAACCATCGCTTCTGCTGGTATGGACGTTAGAGCCAATATAGACCAAGCCATTACTTTAGCCCCTTTAGGGCGTACTTTGGTAAAAACAGGCTTGTTTGTGGAAATACCCATAGGTTATGAAATACAGGTTCGCCCTCGTAGTGGTCTAGCTTTTAAAAAAGGAATAACGGTCTTGAATAGCCCCGGAACAATTGATGCAGACTATAGAGGTGAAATTGGCGTTCTATTAGTAAATTTGTCTTCCGAACCTTTTGTCATCGAAGACGGCGAACGCATAGCCCAATTGGTATTGGCATCGCACGAACAAGCTCGTTGGCAAGAAGTGGAAATTTTGGAAGATTCAGACCGAGGCCAAGGCGGCTTTGGTAGTACAGGAACAAACTAACTCTATGAGAAGATATCTTATTATTGCAATCCTTTTTTTGTCGCTGAGCAGCCATGCCCAAGACCACCCTTTCTATTCTATCAACGACCCTATAATCAAGGAAAACCTCAATAAAGTTGACCCTAAAGACTATCAAAATGCGTTCTTTAATGGTCTGAGGTATAAAATATTAGGCGACCCTGACAAAGCCTTAGAATACTTTAGCGACTGTATTCGCATGAACGGTAAAGAGCCAACCCCCATGTACGAGTCTGCCATTCTGTATTTCAACAAAGGACAGCTTGACCAAGCTCAATTTTTTATTGAAAGTGCCTGTCAGCTTGAACCTGAAAACAAGTGGTTTCAGCAATTGTTAGCGACTACTTACCTAGAAAACGGACAATACACTAAAGCCATTACTAGCTTTAAAAAACTACTCAAAATAGACCCTAAAAATGAAGACTGGCATTTTGAATTGGCATCGGCTTATTTGCTGAATAACCAAGCTAGAAATGCCATAAAAGTGTACGACGACCTCGAAAAATATATCGGGCCATATGATATGCTTTTCCAACAAAAAAAACGCATTTATAGCGAAATAGGCGATAAAGAAGGGGCGATTAGAGAGGTTGAGAAGTGGGTGGAAGCAGAACCAAGAAACCTTGAGGCACTCAACGAATTATCAGAGTTGTACCTATTGTCTGGCAAACAAGCCAAAGCCATACAAACCCTAGAAAAATCCTTGGAACTGAAATCGGATAATGCGAGTGCATTTATTATGCTTTCCGATTTGTACCGCAACAACAAAGAACTGGATAAGTCTTTTGACTACACTAAAAAAGCCTTTGGTTCTTTGGACTTAGGAATTGACGCTAAGATGCGTCTGCTCTTGACCTATTACGACTGGACAGACACAGATACCTCGCTACTATCTAAGGCATACACCCTCATTGATATACTCTCAGAAACACACCCCAATGACGCTAAGCCCTTTACTATTGCTGGTGATTATTATTATAGGGACGATAATTTAGAGGCTGCCAAAACTAACTTCTTACGAGCTGCAGAACTAGACCCTAGCCGCTATCCGATATGGCAACAGCTGATGATTATCTCTTTTGACCTTAAAGAATATGAGGAAGTGATTACTTTAGGCCAAAGTGTTCAAGAACTTTTTCCTAGTCAGCCCATTAGCTATTATTTTGTAGGTCTAGCATACATGCAAGACAAACAATACAGTTCGGCCATTGACCAACTGAATACGGGCAAATTAATGGTGATTGATAACCCCAACCTGTTAGCTCAATTTTATGCCTCCCTAGGCGATGCTTATCACGCCCAAGAAGAAATCAAAGAATCTGACGAGGCTTATGACAAATCCTTAGAAATATTCCCCGAAAACACCTATGTCCTAAACAATTACAGCTACTACCTTTCTTTGAGAAAAAAGAAACTTGAACAAGCCGCCCAAATGATGAAACTCTGTGTTGAGCTTTCGCCCGGTCAATCCTCTTATGAAGACACCTATGCTTGGGTTTTCTATCAGATGAAAGATTATCAAAATGCTTTGGTATGGATAGAGAAAGCCATTTCTAGCGGTGGTAATACGAGCTCAACCATAGTAGAACATTATGGCGATATTTTGTATCAACTTTCTAGAAAAGAAGAAGCCCTACAACAATGGCAAACAGCCCAAGAACTAGGCTCAGAATCGGAATTTTTAGACCAAAAAATAGCAGATAAAAAACTCTATGAATAAAAGCCTGTTTGGCATATTGATTATCTGTACCCTTTCGGCATGTGTAGGTCCTAAAAGCCTAATAAACAGCTCTAGCAAGTCGGTGTCCCATATTTTAAAAAATGCTCAAGAAAAAGGGGCTGAAGTAGATTGGTTTACCGCCCAACTCAAAGGCCAAGCCCAGTTAAACGATAAAACTTACCCTATCTCGGCTCAACTACGAATGCGACAAGATAGTGTGATATGGATTTCTGTATCAGCCATTTTAGGACTAGAGGCCGCCAGAATACACCTAACGCCTGATAGCGTAAAACTGATCAACCGATTGAACTCCACCTACTTTATAGGTGATGTTAAAGAGCTTACCAAACGCTACAACCTTCATTTGTCTTTTTATGAAATACAAAATGTATTATTAGGTAAGCACTCCTTTTCTAACCCTAATGCTTTCCGCTTATTACCCTCCGAACAAGATTATATTTTGTTGGCCGACTCAGACACCGCAAACTATACGCTACGCTTAAATTCAGAATTTCTTCCTTTAGAAATTAATAGCATTCAACAGGATAGCATATCTCTTAAACTGAGTTACTCTAGTTTTGTTGCTGTGCAAGAGGAATGGTTGCCTCAAAATACCGATTTGCAAGTCCTTACACCGAATAACGACCTTCATTTCACTTATTCGTATTCTAAAATGCTGGTAAATAGACCGAAAAAAATAAAATTCTCCATACCTTCGTCTTATGCGCCAATGTAGTCTTTTCGTTTTTTTTCTTTTGGCAATATGCTCTTTTAACGGCTTTTCGCAAAGCGGTGATAAGGAGGCTTTGCAAGATAAAAAAGCCAAAATCCAGAAAGAAATAAAGCTGACAAACTCCTTATTGCAAAAGGCTAAGAAAGAAAAAAACCAATCGGTTACTACCCTAAATACGCTCAATAAACAAATTCAGTCTCGTAAAGAGATTATCCAAGCTCTAGATTTAGAGGTTAAGATGGCAAGTATTCAAATCGGAAACCTAAAACAACAAATTCAAGAGACTCAGCAGTCTATTGTCACTCAACAAGAGCTATTGGACACCCTAAAAAGTGAGTACGCTTTAATGATTCGTCACGCTTATTTCAATCGTAACACCTACGACAGATTGGCTTTTGTGTTTTCTTCTCAAAGCTACAATCAAGCCTTTAAACGTTTAAGGTACTTGCAAGAATACAGTCAATTTAGACAGAAACAAGTTGAAGAAATTAAACTTGTCGAACAAAAACTCAGTGATGAATTACTAGCTCTCAAACGACAAAAGGTGTTACTTACCGTTGCCAAAAATGAAAAGACGCAATCTCTAGAGTCCTCTCAAATAGAGGTTGGTATATTAGACAGCGAACAATCATCGCAAAAAAACCTTTTATCTAAGCTCAGAAAAAAAGAAAAACAGCTTAAAAAGGAACTCCAATCCAAACAAAGCTTAGCCAAAGAACTCGACAAACAAATACGTAAAATTATTGAGGAGGAAATACGCTTAGCTAAAGCCAAAGCGAGTAAGGAGAGCGATGTGTTAGCATTAACACCAGAAGAACAAGAACTTGCCGATAACTTCACCTCTAACAAAGGAAAATTGCCTTGGCCCGTAGAGCGTGGCGTTATTATTGAACGCTTTGGGGTACAAGCACACCCCGTTCTTAGAGGCATAGAAACCTTTAATAATGGCGTTAAAATTACCACCGAAGAAGGAGCTCTTATTCGTGCCGTCTTTGAGGGCACCGTTTCTAGAATCATTGATATACCTGGCGCTGGTAAAGCCGTTATACTTAGTCACGGCGATTATTTCAGTGTTTATTCCAACTTATTAGAGGTTTCTGTCAAGCGTGGGCAATCGGTTCTGCTTAAAGAAAAAATAGGCACTGTGCTTACCAAAACAAACACCAAAGAGAGCATTACAGAACTGCAGATATGGAAGGGTAGCGAAAAAATGGACCCTTCATCTTGGCTTTTTCAAGCCTACTAGTAAAAAAATCTGTACTTTTGCGCCTACTATAAACAAAGATTGATTATGAATTCTATTCTTTTAGTAATTGGCTGGCCTCAAATCGTTCTAATTGTTGTTATTGTACTAATCCTTTTTGGCGGTAAGAAATTACCCGAACTAATGAAAGGTTTAGGAAAGGGCATGAAGGAATTTAAAGACGCTACCAAAGAATTAAACGACGATAATAAAGAGGATAAATAATCCTTTATTCCTATGAATACCTACCGTTCTCTAAGAGCAATTCAAAAAGCCTTACAGGCTGATGATATTACTTGCCTATCTCTTACCCAATCTTATATAAAGCGCATTCACGAACAGAAAGACCTCAACGCTTTTTTAGAGATTTTCGAGGAGGAAGCTTTAGCCTCTGCTCAAGCGGTTGACGATAAGCTCAAAGCAGGTACAGCGGGGCGTTTGGCGGGTATGGTAATCGGTATAAAAGACAACATTTGTTACAAAGGGCATCGTCTTTCTGCCGCCTCAAAAATTTTAGATGGTTTTGAAAGCATGTTTAGCGCTACGGTAGTTGAGCGTTTACTTGCTGAAGATGCTATTATCATAGGGCGTTTAAATTGCGATGAATTTGCTATGGGTAGTACCAACGAAAATTCAGCCTTTGGCTCAGTATTAAACCCCATTAATTCCAAGCACGTTCCCGGTGGTTCGTCTGGTGGTTCGGCAGCCGCTGTGGCCGCAGACCTTTGTTTGGCGTCATTAGGTAGCGACACGGGTGGCTCTATACGTCAGCCCGCTTCTTTTTGTGGCGTTATGGGCTACAAACCCACTTACGGTAGGGTGTCTCGTTGGGGGCTTATTGCCTACGCTTCTTCTTTTGACCAAATAGGACCCTTTACCCACAACGCTGAAGATGCTGCTTTGTTAATGGAAGTTATGGCAGGTAGCGATGAGTACGATAGCACTTGCTCTGAAAAAGCTGTTCCTAAATACAGTCAAAAATTAAATACCAACAAATCGTACACCATAGGCTATATTAAAGAAACACTAGAAAGTCCAGCATTAGATGGTGAAGTAAAAGCCCACATACTAGAGAAAATAGAACAATTTAAAGCCTCTGGTCATACAGTTGTAGCATTGGATTTTCCTTACCTCAATTATGTGGTGCCGACCTATTACGTTTTGACAACTGCTGAAGCTTCTTCTAATTTAGCCCGTTACGATGGGGTACACTACGGACATAGGAGTGCCGATGCACAAGATATCCCTAGCACTTATGCTAACTCTAGGACAGAAGGTTTTGGCGAAGAAGTGCAACGCCGTATAATGTTAGGGACTTTTGTCCTTAGCGCGGGTTATTACGATGCTTATTATACCAAAGCTCAAAAGGTACGCCGATTGCTTTTGGATAAAACACAAGCTATTTTTGAAAACTGTGATTTCATCTTATCGCCTACTTCACCACATACAGCATTAGAAATTGGTAAAACCTATGATGACCCCACCCAATTGTATTTGGAGGATATTTTTACTGTACACGCCAATATTGTGGGCATCCCTGCCGTTTCATTACCAACAGGAACGCATAGCAACGGTCTGCCTTTTGGAATTCAACTGATGGCACCAGCTTTTAAAGACGATGAATTACTAGCAGTTTCCAATCAGATAATGAACATGAAGTAGTTAATAATTAACGGACATTTGCCTCAATTTAAGGTGCAAATGCCTCATTTTTGTAAGCATGAATAAACCAATCTTATTTTTACTTTTTTGTAGTGTCTTACTATCCTCCCATTTACTAAGCGCATCGGTTTCCGACACCCTTAGTTTCAGCCTACAAAAAGAAGATCCTAAATTGGCTCAAATGGATTCTTTATGGTCGCTTGAGCAGTTATCCGCCCAACAAATAGAAACGGATACCAACATATTAAACCGTTGGGACTATGCCTCTGATAGCATTCCCCTTTTTAGCGATTCGCTGATACAAATTCGCTTATCTAAGCTCAATGAACAAACCCCTTTTGAGTTAGTGTATAATCAAGCGGTTAAAACACAAATTAGTGTTTATGCTAACACCTATCGCAATCATGTTTCTAGAATGTTAGGTAAGGCCAATTACTATTTTCCTTTATTCGAATCTAAACTCGACGAATACGATTTACCCTTGGAATTTAAATACTTAGCTATTGTTGAGTCAGCCTTGAAGCCTCATGCACGTTCTCGTTCGGCAGCAACAGGCTTGTGGCAATTTATGTATGCTACCGGTAAAATATACGACCTGAAAGTAACCTCCTATATAGACGAACGTAGCGACCCATTACAATCGACTATTGCTGCTTGTGAATACTTTACGTTTTTGTATAAAATGTTCAACGATTGGGAACTTGTTTTGGCAGCCTATAATGGCGGCCCCGGATACGTTTCTCGTGCTATGCGCCAATCAGGCGCTAAAGATTATTGGTCTGTGCGCCCTTACCTCAGAAAAGAGACCCAAAATTATGTTCCTAAATTCATTGCAGTGAATTATATCATGAACTATGCTTCTGAACACAATATCTATCCTACACCCTATGAGTTCACTATGGCAGAAACAGATACTGTTAGTATAAATCAATCCATGACTTTTGAGGTGTTGTCCGAAACTTTAGGGGTTGATATCGACATTATCAAAGAACTGAATCCTATTTACAAACGTAACCTCATACCTGTAAGCCAAAATAGTACAGCAAGTATCCGCCTACCCTACAAAGCAGTAGCAACTTTTGTTAATAATTCCGATAGCATTTATGCCTATAGCGAATCTTTGCAAGAAAAGTATGTGGCTATGGACGCCCCTATTGTACATCGTGTTAAAAAAGGCGAATACCTGGGCAGGATAGCTAGCCAATACCATACTACCATTGGACGAATAAAGAACTGGAATAATTTATCTTCTAATGATTTAAGTATAGGACAAAAATTGGTCATTTATGTTAACCCCGATTCTGCGCCTAATTCTTCTCAAGCAACAACCAAAAGTAATTCTAAAGGAGAAACCATTTATACCGTTAAATCAGGCGACACTTTATGGGATATAGCACGTAAATATTCAGGCGTTTCTGTTGCTCAAATAGAACAATTAAACAACATCACTTATCGTGATTTAAAACCCGGTTTGACGCTCAAAATCCCCAAAACTGGATAGATGCGATACCTCTTCTTTTTTCTAGTTTTCTTTATTAGCGCATGTGTAGGCGAAGACACTTCTGTATTGCCATCACACACAGGAGCTATCAATGAAGTAGTAATCGTTATAGATGAGCCCATTTGGCAGGGAGCAAGCGGGGATAGTCTTCGTCAGTCTCTTAGTACAGAAGTTGCTGGTATTTCTTGGAGAGAACCTTTGTTTGATATCATACAAATTAACAGCACAGCCTTTAGCCGAATTTTTAAAACACATCGTAACTTAATTATCGTGCAAAAAGGGCAACAATCCAAAGTATATTTTGACACCAAAACGTATGCTCAAAATCAATGGCTCTGTATAGTAGAGTATCAGACGATAGAGGATTTGCCAAGCTTATTAGGTCAATATGCCCCTATTATGGCTTATCAGATAGGACAAAAAGAACATGAACGCTATATGAAGATACTACCACCCAAAAGACAGTATGAAGCGCTTAGCAAAGGCTTTAATCTAAACTTTGGGTTGCCTAGTGAGTACAAACTTGTTTTGGATACTAACCGTTTTTGTTGGTTTGAATTTAATCCTCCAGATAAAGAAATCATTAAAGGAGTGTTTGTTTATGAATACCCTAACACCTCCACTTTTAATTCAAATACCATCTTGTCGGCTCGAGATAGCGTTCTTCAACAGTTTGTTTTTGGCTCCTCAGAAGGCAGTTATATGACTACTGAACGCTTATATCCACCTTACATTTCCACCTACACACACAATGCTCTTGAAGGCTTAAAAGTCAAAGGACTTTGGAAGATGCAAAACGCTTTTATGGGAGGTACTTTTGTCAGTCATTTTCTGAATGACACCATACACGATAGGATTCTAGTGATAGAAGGTTTTTTGTTTAACCCTGGAGAAGAGAAGCGCAACAGTTTACAAGAGCTAGAATGGTTGATTTCTGATTTTAAAATTCAGTCTTCAAACTAAGGATTAGGTTTCTTCCTGGTGCACTAATTCCACTCGAAAACGTTTTGTAGTGAACGTCTAGTATATTTTCTAGGTTTACTTGGGCTATTAACTTGTCACTTATATTTACAGAATAGCTAAAGTTCAGCGTCCACCAAGAAGGCGTTCCGTCTGCTGTAGCTTCGTCTAAATTGTCGCTACCACTTGAACCGTATTCTTCGGCTTTTTTCCAAGCGTTATATAAGACAAATAAGCCTAGTTTGTGTTTGTTTTTTACCCAATTCAACTGACTTTTACCATATAACGGCGGTATGTGATCCATTGGCAAATCTGAGCTATCGTCTTTACCGTAGGTATATGAAATGGTGTGAGTGCTAGACCATTCTTTATTTAGATATAAATAGGCTTTTGTATTAAATCCATAGAGGCTGGCTTCTTGAGTATTGGTATTAGCGTAAATGGGTAAATATTCGCCATCATACCACAGACTATCTTGCCCGTTTAGGGTGAATGCTTTTTTAAGTATAGCGTCTTCCAATATGGTGTAGTACACCGTTGTAGAAACATAACTTTTTCCTAAAGTTTTATTTAGGGTTAGCTCTATATTTTTTGATTGTTCGGGCGTTAGGTTTTCATTGGGAACAGTAAGTTTACCAGATTTTTCAAACACCTTAGTAAGGTCATCAACGTTTGGACTTCTGAAGCCTGTGGATAGAGATAATGTGCTTTCCCAACCCTTATTCATGTCCCATCTTAACCCTAAACTAGATGTAAAGGCATCGTTATTGAGTTGAATAGTGTTAAACGGTAAGCCCAAAGTATTACTTTCATTAAAGTCAGCATTTAACAGAATGCTTGAATACCTTGCTCCAGCACTAAAATTAATTCGTTTTGATAGCGGCGTTTTGTATTGGCTATACACAGAAATTGTAGTCATATCGCTACCTCCATCAGCATAGCGTGTGCCGTAGCCCTCAGTAGCTCTCGAATGAACGATGTTGTGTTGTAAATCAACACCATAATTCAAGGTCTTGTAGTCCCATTTTTTGATAAAATCAGCAGTATTAGCAAATACAAACACATCTTCTGTACGCTGTATTAAGTCTGCATTGTACTTTTGACTGTTTCTGCTTTCTTCCAATTGTTGATAGGAAATTGTATTATTGAAACTATCATAAAAAAAGTTCTTCTTTTGGTGTTCAGTACCCAATCCTAATAACAATCGTTTTTGTGGGCCATAATACCATTCTTCAAATTTTGGTTGACCGTTAGACAAGTCGTTGAGTTGGTCAAATCGGTTTAGATTGGTTGTGCTTGACACTTGCAGATTCATTTTATAGCTGAGGTATTCGCTAGCGTCTAATCTTATCTTCTGTATAAAATCTACTTGGTCATAGGCTGTTTTCAATTGCTCATTATCATCAACGACATGAGCTTCTTTTCCCCAGTCTGTATAGCCATGATAGCGTTGTTTGCCCATTTTTAGGTTGCCAAATCGATTGAGGTTTATGCCTTGTAAAAAGCTCCACTTCCCTTTGCTCCAACTGTGGTCGTAATAGAGATTTACTCCATTATTAACAGAGCTATATCTTTGTAATAAATTGGCCTTCCATGCTTGTCCGCTTTTTGGTGATTTAGTGTGATAATGTACTACACCACCTAAAGCGTCACTTCCATATTTTACAGAAGAAGGTCCAAAAACAATATCTACGTTTTGCAGCATTAAAGGACTTATACTTATGCTGTTTTGTAGATGACCAGAGCGGTAAATGGCGTTGTTAAGGCGTACACCATCAACAACTAATAAAACCCGATTGGCTTCAAACCCTCTTATGATTGGGCTGCCCCCACCTGATTGACTCATTTGTACGGCTACTGCACCTGATTTTTGTAGAATATCCGCACTGCTAGTTGGGGCATCTTGAAAAATGTCAATAGCATCTATTTTTTCTATTCTATTGGGACTCAATAAACGTTCGCTTTCTTCTTTGTCTTCAGCAAAAATAATTTCAGGAATACTTAAGCCTATCAAGATGGTGTCTTGCCCAGTGTTCTGTGCCAATAGACCAATAGGGAATAAAAAACATAATAATTTTAGGTAATATTTTTTCATACGCTTAAAACTCTTTCTAAAACATCTTTAGACTTAATACGGCCAAACCCATCGACATGCAATTGATAATACTCTAGTATATACTCAAGGATTCTTTTTTTATTGTGTATTGGCTCTAAGTTAAGTGCAGACACAAACTCTGTGGTGTTGCTGATGTAGTGTTTGTGTTCATTATTATCTCTACTAAAACAGCCGTTCATCAAGTCAAAATAGGGTAAGTTGGCGTTTTCCATATTGGGGTAAAAACCTAAATAACTACTCAGAGCTATTAGAAAACGAATGTGAAATTGGCTATCAAAGTCGCTTTTATCAAACTCCACTAATGAGAGTTCTAAAAAATGATATAAGTCCTGATTTTCTTCTTCCTCTTTGAGACATTTGCTCAACACCTCGGCTAAAAATAGTGCCACACTACTTTTAAGCACATGAAAGGGGATGCTGCTATATGCCTCTGGGGCTTTGACCTCTTTTATTCGTTGAAGTTGCTTGTTGTTTTTATGGTAAACCGTAAGGTCTAAAATATTAAGTGGCTGATAGTAGGCACTTCCACCTTTCTTTTTTCTTACACCATTAACTAAATAGGACTGTAAGCCTAGCTTGGCGGTATATATTTTGCATATAATACTACTTTCGCTGTATTTCACGCTATTTAATACAATACCTTTAGTTTGTGAATACATTATTTTATGAAGAGTATTTTTGCCACATTTGTTTCTAGCCCAGTTGGGTCTGTACTAAAAACTAAGTAAACTCCTGTGTTTGCTCGTTCACCATATTTGTTTTTACCGTCCCATATGGCTTGTCCACCAAAAGCCGTAGTCGTTTTAATCAGATTGCCCTTAATGTCAGTTATCTTAATGTTGGCATTTTCGACGACATTTTTTATAGCAATAGGACCATTATAATTTTCTTTTACAGGATTAGGATATACTAAGACGTTGCCATGTTTTTTTTCTCCTGCAG is a genomic window containing:
- a CDS encoding DUF4837 family protein, whose product is MRYLFFFLVFFISACVGEDTSVLPSHTGAINEVVIVIDEPIWQGASGDSLRQSLSTEVAGISWREPLFDIIQINSTAFSRIFKTHRNLIIVQKGQQSKVYFDTKTYAQNQWLCIVEYQTIEDLPSLLGQYAPIMAYQIGQKEHERYMKILPPKRQYEALSKGFNLNFGLPSEYKLVLDTNRFCWFEFNPPDKEIIKGVFVYEYPNTSTFNSNTILSARDSVLQQFVFGSSEGSYMTTERLYPPYISTYTHNALEGLKVKGLWKMQNAFMGGTFVSHFLNDTIHDRILVIEGFLFNPGEEKRNSLQELEWLISDFKIQSSN
- a CDS encoding TonB-dependent receptor, coding for MKKYYLKLLCFLFPIGLLAQNTGQDTILIGLSIPEIIFAEDKEESERLLSPNRIEKIDAIDIFQDAPTSSADILQKSGAVAVQMSQSGGGSPIIRGFEANRVLLVVDGVRLNNAIYRSGHLQNSISISPLMLQNVDIVFGPSSVKYGSDALGGVVHYHTKSPKSGQAWKANLLQRYSSVNNGVNLYYDHSWSKGKWSFLQGINLNRFGNLKMGKQRYHGYTDWGKEAHVVDDNEQLKTAYDQVDFIQKIRLDASEYLSYKMNLQVSSTTNLNRFDQLNDLSNGQPKFEEWYYGPQKRLLLGLGTEHQKKNFFYDSFNNTISYQQLEESRNSQKYNADLIQRTEDVFVFANTADFIKKWDYKTLNYGVDLQHNIVHSRATEGYGTRYADGGSDMTTISVYSQYKTPLSKRINFSAGARYSSILLNADFNESNTLGLPFNTIQLNNDAFTSSLGLRWDMNKGWESTLSLSTGFRSPNVDDLTKVFEKSGKLTVPNENLTPEQSKNIELTLNKTLGKSYVSTTVYYTILEDAILKKAFTLNGQDSLWYDGEYLPIYANTNTQEASLYGFNTKAYLYLNKEWSSTHTISYTYGKDDSSDLPMDHIPPLYGKSQLNWVKNKHKLGLFVLYNAWKKAEEYGSSGSDNLDEATADGTPSWWTLNFSYSVNISDKLIAQVNLENILDVHYKTFSSGISAPGRNLILSLKTEF
- the recO gene encoding DNA repair protein RecO, yielding MYSQTKGIVLNSVKYSESSIICKIYTAKLGLQSYLVNGVRKKKGGSAYYQPLNILDLTVYHKNNKQLQRIKEVKAPEAYSSIPFHVLKSSVALFLAEVLSKCLKEEEENQDLYHFLELSLVEFDKSDFDSQFHIRFLIALSSYLGFYPNMENANLPYFDLMNGCFSRDNNEHKHYISNTTEFVSALNLEPIHNKKRILEYILEYYQLHVDGFGRIKSKDVLERVLSV